From a single Microcoleus sp. FACHB-672 genomic region:
- a CDS encoding ATP-dependent Clp protease proteolytic subunit gives MPIGIPQVPYRLPGQPYTQWIDIYTRLSLERIIFLSREVNDGVANSIIARMLYLDSEDQGKDILLYINSPGGSVTAGLAIYDTMQHIKSDVVTICVGMAASMGAFLLTAGTKGKRLALPHARIMIHQPLGGAQGQASDIEIEAREIIRTRQQLNDMMVQRTGQPLSKIEKDTDRDYFMSAQEAKEYGLIDRVIEERPA, from the coding sequence ATGCCCATTGGTATTCCTCAAGTTCCCTACCGCCTCCCTGGGCAACCTTATACCCAGTGGATTGATATCTACACTCGCCTTTCTCTGGAAAGAATTATTTTCCTAAGTCGAGAAGTGAATGATGGAGTGGCAAATTCTATCATCGCTCGGATGCTTTATTTAGATTCCGAGGATCAAGGCAAAGATATTCTTTTGTACATCAATTCTCCGGGCGGTTCGGTAACAGCCGGCTTGGCGATTTATGACACAATGCAGCACATTAAATCAGATGTGGTGACAATTTGTGTGGGAATGGCAGCCTCAATGGGTGCGTTCCTCCTCACTGCCGGCACCAAAGGGAAGCGACTCGCACTTCCCCACGCACGGATCATGATCCACCAACCCCTTGGCGGTGCTCAAGGACAAGCTTCAGACATCGAAATTGAAGCCAGAGAGATCATCCGGACTCGCCAGCAGCTCAATGACATGATGGTACAGCGAACCGGCCAACCCCTCTCTAAAATTGAGAAGGATACCGACCGCGACTATTTCATGTCTGCTCAAGAGGCGAAAGAATACGGTTTAATTGACCGAGTCATTGAAGAGCGTCCCGCCTAA